The following proteins are co-located in the Colius striatus isolate bColStr4 chromosome 6, bColStr4.1.hap1, whole genome shotgun sequence genome:
- the ZBTB42 gene encoding zinc finger and BTB domain-containing protein 42 isoform X2: protein MRTHSPAVGRRDQLDKRDIVHLNSDIVTAPAFSLLLEFMYEGKLEFNSLPVEDVLAAASYLHMYDIVKVCKGKLKDKELCSEEKINDEAAGLEKAEHFLDAGVPLVHEFDPGNKQKFSVAEYERAAGKEKVSSHPAWSSDHISVSSVPTEAEPCTAAAGKTKANVNSSTGPLSQRSVNHPLASSDVDCALDLSFKPVPGRDSLHPSYVFGQLASDSQQQGTEPLVKDEQDLLSDQEDGEARSPESQHFGNSAKSLVTGLGHMFAGNGSSHAREEDIDQERDESEDDMDSSDISSSGVLVPPGHICICPLCSKVFPSPHILQLHLSSHFRDKDGSRTRLSPDGSVPTCTLCGKTFSCMYTLKRHERTHSGEKPYTCGQCGKSFQYSHNLSRHAVVHTREKPHGCKWCERRFTQSGDLYRHIRKFHCGLVKSLVV from the exons ATGCGGACGCACAGCCCCGCCGTCGGACGCCG GGACCAGTTAGACAAAAGGGATATTGTGCATCTGAACAGTGACATTGTCACAGCCCCTGCCTTCAGCCTGCTGCTCGAATTCATGTACGAGGGAAAGCTGGAATTCAACAGTCTCCCGGTCGAAGATGTGCTGGCTGCAGCTAGCTACCTTCACATGTATGACATTGTGAAAGTCTGCAAGGGCAAGTTGAAAGATAAAGAACTGTGTTCTGAAGAGAAGATTAATGATGAGGCGGCTGGTTTGGAGAAAGCGGAGCATTTTCTAGACGCCGGAGTGCCCCTGGTCCACGAGTTTGACccaggaaacaaacaaaaattcagCGTTGCAGAATACGAGAGAGCAGCAGGCAAAGAAAAGGTCAGCAGTCACCCCGCCTGGTCCTCTGATCATATAAGTGTCAGCTCTGTGCCGACAGAGGCAGAACCGTGCACCGCAGCAGCTGGAAAAACAAAGGCTAATGTCAATAGTTCCACAGGACCTTTGTCCCAAAGGTCTGTTAACCATCCCCTGGCTTCGAGTGATGTGGACTGCGCGCTGGATTTGTCTTTCAAGCCTGTGCCGGGGAGAGATTCCTTACACCCCTCCTATGTCTTTGGACAGCTGGCTTCcgacagccagcagcagggtaCCGAGCCACTTGTTAAAGATGAACAAGACTTGCTGTCAGATCAGGAGGACGGCGAAGCCAGGAGTCCGGAGAGTCAGCATTTTGGGAATTCTGCCAAAAGCCTAGTGACAGGGTTAGGACACATGTTCGCGGGGAATGGCAGCTCTCATGCCCGAGAGGAGGATATAGATCAAGAGCGAGACGAGAGCGAGGACGACATGGATTCGTCGGACATCTCCTCCTCGGGCGTCCTCGTGCCTCCCGGGCATATCTGCATTTGCCCCCTCTGTAGCAAGGTGTTCCCGAGCCCTCACATCCTCCAGCTGCACCTAAGCTCCCACTTCCGCGACAAGGACGGCTCCCGGACCCGCCTGTCCCCCGACGGGTCGGTCCCCACTTGCACCCTCTGCGGAAAGACTTTTTCTTGCATGTACACGTTAAAGAGGCACGAGAGGACTCACTCGGGGGAGAAGCCCTACACCTGCGGCCAGTGCGGAAAGAGCTTCCAGTATTCCCACAACCTCAGCCGCCACGCCGTGGTGCACACCAGGGAGAAACCCCACGGCTGCAAGTGGTGCGAGAGACGCTTCACGCAGTCGGGGGATTTGTACAGACACATCCGCAAATTTCATTGTGGCCTTGTAAAGTCCTTGGTTGTTTGA
- the ZBTB42 gene encoding zinc finger and BTB domain-containing protein 42 isoform X1 encodes MHPRLGGKVSRERPANNLLHNTAAPPAPRRTRAAPRTCGRTAPPSDAGYEGRMEFPDHSRQLLQCLSQQRHQGFLCDCTVLVGEAQFRAHRAVLASCSMYFHLFYRDQLDKRDIVHLNSDIVTAPAFSLLLEFMYEGKLEFNSLPVEDVLAAASYLHMYDIVKVCKGKLKDKELCSEEKINDEAAGLEKAEHFLDAGVPLVHEFDPGNKQKFSVAEYERAAGKEKVSSHPAWSSDHISVSSVPTEAEPCTAAAGKTKANVNSSTGPLSQRSVNHPLASSDVDCALDLSFKPVPGRDSLHPSYVFGQLASDSQQQGTEPLVKDEQDLLSDQEDGEARSPESQHFGNSAKSLVTGLGHMFAGNGSSHAREEDIDQERDESEDDMDSSDISSSGVLVPPGHICICPLCSKVFPSPHILQLHLSSHFRDKDGSRTRLSPDGSVPTCTLCGKTFSCMYTLKRHERTHSGEKPYTCGQCGKSFQYSHNLSRHAVVHTREKPHGCKWCERRFTQSGDLYRHIRKFHCGLVKSLVV; translated from the exons ATGCACCCGCGGCTCGGAGGGAAAGTATCGCGAGAGCGGCCGGCTAACAACCTGCTCCACAACAccgccgcgccgccggccccgcgccgcacCCGCGCAGCGCCGCGCACATGCGGACGCACAGCCCCGCCGTCGGACGCCG GTTATGAAGGAAGAATGGAGTTTCCAGACCATAGCCGCCAGTTGCTGCAGTGTCTGAGTCAGCAGCGTCACCAGGGCTTCCTGTGTGACTGTACTGTTTTAGTTGGAGAAGCTCAATTCAGAGCTCACAGAGCCGTTCTTGCCTCTTGCAGTATGTACTTCCATCTTTTCTACAGGGACCAGTTAGACAAAAGGGATATTGTGCATCTGAACAGTGACATTGTCACAGCCCCTGCCTTCAGCCTGCTGCTCGAATTCATGTACGAGGGAAAGCTGGAATTCAACAGTCTCCCGGTCGAAGATGTGCTGGCTGCAGCTAGCTACCTTCACATGTATGACATTGTGAAAGTCTGCAAGGGCAAGTTGAAAGATAAAGAACTGTGTTCTGAAGAGAAGATTAATGATGAGGCGGCTGGTTTGGAGAAAGCGGAGCATTTTCTAGACGCCGGAGTGCCCCTGGTCCACGAGTTTGACccaggaaacaaacaaaaattcagCGTTGCAGAATACGAGAGAGCAGCAGGCAAAGAAAAGGTCAGCAGTCACCCCGCCTGGTCCTCTGATCATATAAGTGTCAGCTCTGTGCCGACAGAGGCAGAACCGTGCACCGCAGCAGCTGGAAAAACAAAGGCTAATGTCAATAGTTCCACAGGACCTTTGTCCCAAAGGTCTGTTAACCATCCCCTGGCTTCGAGTGATGTGGACTGCGCGCTGGATTTGTCTTTCAAGCCTGTGCCGGGGAGAGATTCCTTACACCCCTCCTATGTCTTTGGACAGCTGGCTTCcgacagccagcagcagggtaCCGAGCCACTTGTTAAAGATGAACAAGACTTGCTGTCAGATCAGGAGGACGGCGAAGCCAGGAGTCCGGAGAGTCAGCATTTTGGGAATTCTGCCAAAAGCCTAGTGACAGGGTTAGGACACATGTTCGCGGGGAATGGCAGCTCTCATGCCCGAGAGGAGGATATAGATCAAGAGCGAGACGAGAGCGAGGACGACATGGATTCGTCGGACATCTCCTCCTCGGGCGTCCTCGTGCCTCCCGGGCATATCTGCATTTGCCCCCTCTGTAGCAAGGTGTTCCCGAGCCCTCACATCCTCCAGCTGCACCTAAGCTCCCACTTCCGCGACAAGGACGGCTCCCGGACCCGCCTGTCCCCCGACGGGTCGGTCCCCACTTGCACCCTCTGCGGAAAGACTTTTTCTTGCATGTACACGTTAAAGAGGCACGAGAGGACTCACTCGGGGGAGAAGCCCTACACCTGCGGCCAGTGCGGAAAGAGCTTCCAGTATTCCCACAACCTCAGCCGCCACGCCGTGGTGCACACCAGGGAGAAACCCCACGGCTGCAAGTGGTGCGAGAGACGCTTCACGCAGTCGGGGGATTTGTACAGACACATCCGCAAATTTCATTGTGGCCTTGTAAAGTCCTTGGTTGTTTGA